One window of Lytechinus variegatus isolate NC3 chromosome 2, Lvar_3.0, whole genome shotgun sequence genomic DNA carries:
- the LOC121409090 gene encoding protein dispatched homolog 1-like, protein MATEINTMPNRTEQMSMETRSDRNSYRSGSIHARLFTRFPFIMIFLQIIMMALLTFLTVYIHGPPTFDDASSGIEARGTPIHDHIIPLENILLGSDVISPNPNLSLGSSTMSTASDLDSTTNSTIYTAGTPSIPICGNPSGSSFRAVYAPSSSAVELLTLETLLSMCQQDDIFVRNSSTYETVCTKLSDSSNQCCPSWSIPNYIGALAGRSSCHDLKADDVTFARALLSECAPYYTSGALSADCGSGADCPEVPLNCTTFNAIYVMLFANSPSDFSFQVAETGDLSLTNSLQIVSLNSSFSTGPRMLYNDAANRRYVDNGITKIEAIGTNRVTKYFLISEPLMQDLIYAAIGGAVVLLIMWLYLSSFFIAIMVIFEIIFSVLLAYFLYFVVFRLTFFAFGNMLAIILILGVGADDAFIFYDIFENLRRKHPDAKQEFILDETMKHAFPTMFVTSFTTASALFVNVTSSVTNIRLYGIYAGTVVLCNFLFTLTWSPAAVIIYDRHLRLLFQASSTSKETSFHKMRNIWHKLRAFFRRIFEVYLPALAFKLRCLWILMFTCISIGALLVVFWRPQLRVPTSNTEFQIFTLKHPLERYDQLFRSTFDIERAKLAPLQFIVVWGTVPIDNGDPFDPTKRGYVQLDKSFSLDDPESQVWLLNFCSEVRQQSFYSPPSVVYEDCFIEKMKVFMETPCVPSSIGTDFSPCCGQTSFPYSADLLKLCAPKYAAFVCESIDGGCPAALPGLRFDSENNINAFFVQFQSTTLSQLEFDPVKDYFDTALAWVDEKVKTAPGGLQGGWFGTYSLAQPFYVDLIINLLQDTPLAIGLSLIIAMAVLLITNKNVLIAFYATLSIGGAVITSVAIFVLIGWDLSVFESALIILTVGLATDFTIHYGVAYRLAPHNDRKNRAQYSLSNLSSANTMAALSSFLVGALILPANVLIFYQLGIALEVVIAVSWAFGTLFFIPLCYVAGPQGTCCLIRCCCRKSRENNQQY, encoded by the exons ATGGCAACGGAAATAAACACCATGCCCAATAGAACAGAACAGATGTCAATGGAAACCAGGAGTGACCGAAACAGTTATAGATCTGGGTCAAT ACATGCTCGACTCTTCACGAGGTTTccatttattatgattttcttacaaatcaTAATGATGGCGCTTCTAACCTTCCTTACTGTTTACATCCACGGACCACCAACATTTGACGATGCATCAAGT GGTATTGAAGCTCGAGGGACTCCAATTCATGACCACATAATTCCTCTAGAAAACATCCTTCTTGGATCTGACGTTATTTCTCCAAATCCAAACCTTTCCTTGGGTAGTTCTACCATGTCTACCGCCAGTGACTTGGATTCTACCACGAACTCAACAATATATACTGCCGGGACTCCTTCGATACCTATTTGTGGAAATCCAA GTGGGAGTAGCTTTAGGGCTGTATACGCCCCCTCGTCTTCGGCAGTGGAACTCTTAACACTTGAAACACTACTATCTATGTGCCAACAAGATGACATTTTTGTGCGTAACAGCTCTACTTATGAGACGGTATGCACCAAGTTATCTGATTCTTCGAACCAATGCTGTCCATCTTGGTCCATCCCAAACTACATAGGCGCCCTCGCCGGGAGGTCCTCTTGTCACGACCTGAAAGCTGATGACGTTACATTTGCCAGAGCACTGCTATCGGAGTGTGCACCATATTATACATCTGGAGCTTTGTCCGCCGATTGTGGATCGGGTGCTGACTGCCCAGAGGTGCCATTGAACTGCACAACTTTCAACGCCATTTACGTCATGCTGTTTGCAAACTCACCGAGTGACTTTTCATTCCAGGTTGCTGAGACGGGAGACCTTTCACTAACCAATTCCTTACAAATTGTTTCGTTAAACTCATCGTTTAGTACTGGACCGCGGATGCTTTATAACGACGCAGCAAACAGACGCTACGTGGACAATGGTATTACTAAGATTGAGGCAATAGGCACCAACAGAGTCACTAAATATTTCCTCATATCAGAACCACTAATGCAGGATCTAATATACGCCGCGATAGGTGGTGCGGTCGTACTCCTGATAATGTGGTTGTATTTAAGTTCATTTTTTATTGCCATTATGGTgatctttgaaataatattttctgtgTTATTGGCATACTTTTTATACTTTGTCGTATTCCGCCTTACTTTCTTTGCATTTGGGAACATGCTTGCTATTATTCTAATATTAGGGGTTGGAGCAGATGATGCATTCATTTTCTACgacatatttgaaaatttaagGAGAAAGCATCCGGATGCTAAACAAGAGTTCATTTTAGACGAAACCATGAAGCATGCTTTTCCTACCATGTTTGTCACAAGTTTTACCACAGCATCTGCTTTATTTGTCAATGTTACCAGCTCCGTAACAAATATTCGCCTCTATGGCATTTATGCAGGGACTGTGGTGTTGtgcaattttttgtttacattgacttGGTCTCCAGCTGCTGTCATCATCTATGATAGACATCTAAGGCTGCTTTTCCAGGCATCATCGACCAGTAAGGAAACAAGTTTCCATAAAATGAGGAACATTTGGCATAAACTGCGGGCATTCTTTCGTCGTATCTTTGAAGTATACCTCCCGGCGCTTGCATTCAAACTTCGTTGTCTTTGGATTCTTATGTTCACTTGTATTTCAATTGGAGCACTCCTTGTTGTATTCTGGCGGCCCCAGCTCAGAGTACCGACTTCAAACACAGAATTCCAAATCTTCACATTGAAGCACCCACTTGAGAGATATGACCAGTTGTTTAGATCAACATTTGATATCGAAAGAGCTAAATTGGCGCCTTTACAGTTCATTGTCGTCTGGGGCACTGTTCCGATTGACAATGGAGATCCTTTTGATCCTACAAAACGCGGTTACGTTCaacttgataaatcatttagtCTTGATGACCCAGAATCCCAAGTCTGGTTACTTAATTTCTGCTCGGAGGTTCGACAGCAAAGTTTTTATAGCCCACCATCTGTTGTCTATGAAGACTGTTTTATTGAGAAGATGAAGGTTTTTATGGAAACGCCATGTGTACCATCAAGTATTGGAACTGACTTCTCACCCTGCTGTGGTCAGACTTCTTTTCCATATTCGGCGGACTTACTGAAATTGTGCGCTCCAAAATACGCAGCGTTCGTCTGCGAATCAATAGATGGTGGCTGTCCTGCAGCTCTTCCTGGTCTCCGATTCGACTCAGAAAACAACAtcaatgcattttttgtgcagttCCAGAGCACAACTTTGTCGCAACTGGAGTTCGATCCTGTGAAGGACTACTTCGATACAGCTCTTGCTTGGGTAGACGAAAAGGTTAAAACGGCTCCTGGTGGTTTACAAGGTGGCTGGTTTGGAACATATAGTCTTGCGCAACCATTTTATGTTGATCTCATCATTAACCTGTTACAAGATACGCCTCTTGCAATTGGTTTATCATTGATCATTGCAATGGCAGTATTGCTCATCACCAACAAAAATGTCCTAATTGCATTTTACGCTACACTGTCAATCGGTGGTGCCGTTATCACATCGGTGGCAATTTTTGTCTTGATTGGGTGGGATCTTAGTGTGTTTGAGTCAGCGTTGATTATCCTAACAGTTGGCCTTGCTACCGATTTCACCATTCATTACGGGGTTGCCTACCGTCTGGCGCCACACAACGACAGGAAGAACCGTGCCCAATACTCTTTATCAAATCTATCTTCTGCGAACACCATGGCAGCCTTGTCCAGTTTCTTAGTAGGAGCACTTATATTACCAGCCAATGTCTTGATATTCTATCAACTTGGTATCGCTCTAGAAGTTGTCATCGCCGTAAGCTGGGCATTTGGGACCCTTTTCTTCATACCATTATGTTACGTAGCAGGACCCCAGGGAACTTGCTGTCTAATCCGTTGTTGCTGTCGAAAATCACGTGAAAACAACCAACAGTACTaa